A genomic region of Caldicellulosiruptor acetigenus contains the following coding sequences:
- a CDS encoding phosphoenolpyruvate carboxykinase (GTP): MVKVNLHPSVYEWIDEMAKLTKPDKIVWIDGSEEEKQRLIKEALESGELMELNQEKLPGCYLHRTHPSDVARVEDRTFICTPTKEEAGPTNNWMDPNEAYKMLYSLFDGSMKGRTMYVVPYLMGPVGSPYSKVGIELTDSIYVVLNLRIMARIGDVALKALGNSPDFVKGLHSKATLDPEKRYICHFPQDNTIMSVNSGYGGNVILSKKCFALRIASYLGRKEGWLAEHMLIVGIEDPSGKVTYIAGAFPSACGKTNLAMLIPPEPLKKLGYKVWTVGDDIAWMRIGEDGRLWAINPEAGFFGVAPGTSYKTNPNAMETIKRNTIYTNVLLKEDGTVWWEGMDGEVPERGIDWLGRPWKRDSGEKGAHPNARFTAPASQCPSISKEWENPKGVPISAIIFGGRRAKVAPLVYEAFDWQHGVYVGATMASETTAAAMGKIGVVRRDPMAMLPFCGYNMADYFAHWLEMGKKIPNPPKIFHVNWFRQDENGKFIWPGFGENLRVLKWIIERCEGKVSAKETPIGYVPYVDDLYLDGLDIDKQTVEKLLEIDKELWLKEAEDSREFLSQFGDRLPRELIEENEKLKQRLSK; encoded by the coding sequence GTGGTAAAGGTGAATTTGCATCCCTCGGTATATGAATGGATTGATGAGATGGCAAAACTCACAAAACCAGACAAGATTGTCTGGATAGATGGTTCCGAGGAAGAAAAACAAAGGCTCATAAAAGAAGCTCTTGAGTCAGGAGAACTTATGGAGCTCAACCAAGAAAAGCTTCCAGGATGTTATCTTCACAGGACTCATCCAAGCGATGTGGCGAGGGTTGAGGACAGAACGTTTATCTGCACACCAACAAAAGAGGAAGCAGGGCCAACAAACAACTGGATGGACCCGAACGAAGCTTACAAGATGCTTTACTCACTTTTTGACGGGTCCATGAAAGGAAGAACAATGTATGTTGTGCCATATTTGATGGGACCTGTTGGCTCACCATATTCAAAAGTGGGTATTGAGCTTACAGATAGCATATATGTTGTTTTGAACCTCAGAATTATGGCAAGGATTGGCGATGTTGCACTTAAAGCTTTAGGAAACTCACCTGATTTTGTGAAGGGACTTCACTCCAAAGCGACGCTTGACCCAGAAAAGAGATACATTTGTCATTTTCCGCAGGACAATACAATTATGAGCGTCAACTCAGGTTATGGTGGAAACGTCATTCTCTCAAAGAAGTGTTTTGCACTCAGGATTGCAAGCTATCTGGGAAGAAAAGAAGGCTGGCTTGCAGAACACATGCTCATTGTCGGAATTGAGGACCCAAGCGGCAAGGTAACATACATTGCAGGTGCGTTTCCAAGTGCATGTGGTAAGACAAACCTTGCGATGTTAATTCCACCAGAGCCTCTTAAAAAGCTTGGATACAAGGTGTGGACTGTAGGAGATGACATTGCATGGATGAGGATTGGCGAGGATGGCAGACTTTGGGCTATCAACCCTGAAGCAGGGTTTTTTGGTGTTGCACCTGGCACAAGTTATAAGACAAATCCAAATGCCATGGAGACCATAAAGAGAAATACGATATATACAAATGTGCTTTTAAAAGAAGATGGAACAGTATGGTGGGAAGGCATGGATGGAGAGGTGCCAGAGCGAGGCATTGATTGGCTTGGAAGGCCATGGAAAAGAGACAGCGGTGAAAAGGGTGCGCACCCGAACGCAAGATTTACAGCGCCTGCCAGCCAGTGCCCATCAATTTCAAAGGAGTGGGAAAATCCAAAGGGCGTGCCTATTTCGGCAATAATATTTGGCGGCAGACGAGCAAAGGTTGCACCACTTGTATACGAAGCATTTGACTGGCAGCATGGTGTATATGTTGGCGCTACAATGGCATCTGAAACAACTGCTGCTGCAATGGGCAAGATCGGCGTTGTTCGTCGCGACCCAATGGCAATGCTTCCGTTCTGTGGATATAACATGGCTGACTATTTTGCACATTGGCTTGAGATGGGCAAGAAGATTCCAAATCCGCCCAAGATTTTCCATGTAAACTGGTTCAGGCAGGATGAAAATGGCAAGTTTATCTGGCCGGGATTTGGCGAAAATTTGAGGGTTCTGAAGTGGATAATTGAAAGATGCGAAGGAAAGGTTTCGGCAAAAGAGACTCCAATTGGTTATGTGCCATATGTCGATGACCTTTACTTAGATGGTCTTGACATAGACAAACAGACGGTAGAAAAGCTTCTTGAGATAGACAAAGAATTGTGGTTAAAAGAAGCTGAGGATTCAAGAGAGTTTTTAAGCCAGTTTGGAGACAGGCTCCCGAGAGAGCTCATTGAAGAGAATGAAAAGCTAAAACAAAGACTTTCAAAATAG